The Microcystis panniformis FACHB-1757 region AAAATGGGTAAAACCCCAGACCCTGCCCACGAAAAACTTTTTCAGCAAGCCCTAAATAATACTAAATCCGGTTATTCATCCCACGGGCAAAAAAATCAAGTTTGTCAGTTCCCCAAGAAACAACTGTAGGAGAGCCTTGGATTTCGCCACCCAGTGATTCCCATCCACTCCAATTGCTAGGACTTCCATCGCCCTAATTATGATGCACAGCCCCATCTTTTTGTCCGCGTATAAATACTTCTACCTTACCCGTTATCACTTTAGTTTTACCAGAAAAACAGATAGCGATCGGTCGGAATCCAGAGGATGTTTTTACCGATCCTTCTCTCAAAGGTTATCGAATTATCCTTGAACATGGCTGTGGCTAAGTCCCTTGAATCGGGCGGCGTGGCAGCATCGAAGCTTACTGCTATAATTACTTACGGACAAAGATAATAAATAAAATTTATGGGCGACTTTTTGATAACGTGAGCCGTTACCCCCGCTATCTGATTAGCTTTAGTTTAGGGATTTTCTTCGCCTTTTTCGGCTGGTTGGCCCCTTTATTAAAAAATCCCCTCACAGCGATCGCACTTGTGGGTTTTCTGGGGGGAACTTTCGCCTTTCTTTATTTCACCCTCAAAGCCATGCTCGGATTAGCTTGATACAATGGTAAGGGTTTCGCTGTTTTTAGGGGACAAAAATTATGGCTAACGACCGTCGAGTATCTCGCGTGTCCTCGCTAATTAAGCGCGAGGTCAGCCAAATGTTATTAATGGAAATTAAAGATGATCGGGTCGGTGCTGGTATGGTTAGCGTTACCGATGTAGATCTCTCCCACGACCTACAACACGCTAGGATTTTTGTGTCTATCTACGGCAACAAAGATGCAAAGGCCGAAACTATGGCCGGGTTAAAAGCTGCTGCGGGATTCGTCCGGCGCGAACTCGGTCAACGCATCCGTCTCAGACGTACCCCCGAAGTGGTCTTCCTAGAAGATTCTTCCCTTGAACGCGGCGATCGAATGTTACACCTTCTTGATCATATTAAAAGCGATCGACCCCAGAAGATGACGATTCCGATATCAGTGACCAGTGACCAGTAGAGGATAACTAAATTTAGGCAAAACTGGATTTAGACAAAACTGGGAACTTAAAACTTAAACCTGATAACTGATAACTGATAACTGATAACTGAATAGTGAGCGATCGCATTTTATCCCTAAAAGAACGCATTGGTCAGATGATAGTAGTCCGCGCTTCCGGCTATCTCTTTGACCAACAAATCCGCTATCCTGCTTGGGAACCTGTCAACGCCACCCTGAAACATTGGTTAGAAACCCTCCACCTCGGTGGGGTGATTCTGTTGGGAGGCAGCGCCGCCGAAATCGCTCTCCGTAGCCAACAATTACAAAGTTGGTCCGGGGATAATCCTCTGCTCATTGCTGCGATATCGAGGAGGGAGTCGGCCAAAGGTTTTCCGGCGCTACTTGGTTCCCCCCACCGATGGCTTTAGGAAAATAGCTGAAAAAAGCTTGACAAAAGCCACAGAATATGCTAGGGAAATGGGAGCAATTACGCGAAGGAAGCACTAGCGATCGGGATTAACTGGATTTTAGCCCCAATTGTCGATGTGAACAATAATCCCGACAATCCTGTTATCAATATTCGTTCCTTCGCTGAAACTCCCGAAATCGTCGCTAATCTAGCTCAAGCTTTTATTTTAGGGGCCGATTCCTATCCAGTTTTGACCACGGCCAAACATTTTCCCGGCCACGGTGACACCAGCAATGACTCCCATCTCGATCTTCCCATCATCAACCACGATCATCATCGCCTAGAAGCGATCGAATTGCCGCCCTTTCAAGCGGCGATCGAGTCGGGGGTTGATAGTATTATGTCAGGCCATCTGTTAATTCCCGCTTGGGATGCCGAATTTCCCGCTACTCTTTCCTCGAAAATTCTCGGGGAAAAACTGCGCCAAAATCTCGGTTTTCAGGGTTTAATCGTCACCGATGCCCTGATTATGGGAGGAGTGACTAAAATTGCCAGCGCTGCCGCCATAGCAGTGAGGGCGGTACAGGCGGGGGCCGATATACTGTTAATGCCTCCCGATCCGATCGAAGCGATCGAAGCGGTGTATAGTGCCGTGCAAGCGGGTACAATTAGCGAAGCCAGAATTAATGATTCTTGGCAACGTATTCAACGAGCAAAGGAAAAATTAGGGCAAAGACAGCCATCCTTAGAATCCTTAAGCAGTTTAGCGGCACCGCAAGCTCTAGAGATTGTCAGCGATATTTTAAAAGATTCCCAAACAGTTAGCGGTAATTTACCCATTAAAGCACTCAAGGCCGCAATTTAATCATTATCGATGATTTACTCAACTGTGACTTTCTCGATCGCTCTTGTCCGGCGGTGACAATTCCCCGACAATGGGGTTATCAAACCAAATAATCGACCGTAGCACCTTTAATCAGTCCTCGTCTCCCAGAAACGACTCTCCTACAAGTATTCATCCGTGGTAATCCTTTTCGGGTAGTGCCGGATTAAGGGAGGAAACGAAAGCTATCTATCAAGCTTTGCTGAAAACTGGACAAATTCAAGCATTGATTATTTATGGTAGTCCCTACGTTTTCCAGTGGTTTCGTCAACAAAGCGGAGAAATTCCCTATCTTTTCAGCTATGGACAACAACCAAGCGCCCAAAAAATCGCCTAGAAACTATTTTTGAGGGGCCCACTAGCGGCGAAAATCAGACCGATACTTTCGTTTAAGGGCAAAAATACCCTAGTAACCATTGGGCAATGCGATCGGAGGCACCGGCCGATCCCATTCTCTGACGACCATTAAAGGCGATTTCTTGCCACTTTGGGGGATTTTGTAATAAATATTCTAACTTGTCGCCACTGAGTCGGCACTATCACCTAAGAGAATTGAACAGCCTAATAAACGCTGTTGCAGTTTGGCAAAATGGGGAGTAAATTGTGGTCCAGATCCCGCAATTGTGATCGCCGGTTTACCCAAACCGACGAGCTGTTCCGTGGCAGTTCCCGCCATGGCGATCGCTAGATGGCAACGGCCTAAATATTCGGCGTAATCCCTTTGAGAAATAGTTATAAATACCTCTTGACAAATAAACTTGTTTATGCTTTGTTCTCGCCAACCCGGGAAGTTAAAGCAGCCGTAAAGATTCTAGGGGGAGAGGAGGAGCGATCGCTGCCAAAAATTCCAGCTTGTAATCGGGAAACGTCCGATCATGGCCGTCACAGCTGCGAGAATTTGCTGCCAATTGTGGAGAGATTCGGGAAAGCGCGAACCGGGTAGCAGCAGAATAGTTAGGCAATCTTGGGGAAAATCGCCCGTTATCGAGGGTAAAAGGTCATCCATCATCGGATTACCCCCATCGACAACGGCAATTGACCACTGTTGTAAAATTTTGCTAGTTAAACTATCCGGGGAAAACCCCCGACAGCGAGGATGAGCCATTAACCAGCGTTCCCAGGGATAATAATAGGAACCCCAGAGGCGATCGATCATCGAGCTACTATCTAACCATCCCTGCTCATCCCGGAGATAGTATTCCGATTTAGCCGTTCCCACAAAAGCATAATCTGTCCCGCTCAACCAAGCAAGGGCAAGGGGTAAGATATCTCCCACTGCGACAATTTTTCCCCCTTCTTGGCCCCAATTTTTGACCAGACGGTATTGACGGGAGGTTAATCCTAATAATCCCTCCCGCAGATCTCGCCATAATTGTTTGGCATCCCTAGTTATAAAACCCCAGAGGGCATTTTTTGACCTCGATCGAGAAGGGGAATCCCCAGACGAGTATAAGCATAACCGTTACCCACTAGGGATAAAGCAGTAATATCCGGACAGAGGGGAGATGATTGCAGTCTTTTAATAATCCGGATCGCGATCTCATCTTCACCGTGGCCATTACTCAAAAATAATAATTTACTTTTTTTCTTAACTTCTGGCTTAAAGTCCTAAACTTCGGTGTTTTATTGCCTTCGACCCTAGACAATGCTGATGGTTAGGAACCATCAATTTTATAAAAGCAGTTAACCAACTCCCATTTAGTCTAATCTACCGGAAGGTTTCGCCGATCGCTTATCTCTGCCCTGATGGCGACCATTTGACCAAAGGTAAGACTAAAAGATAAGAGATGAGTTTAACTGCTTCTATTTTTCTCGATCAAAAGACCAGATTTAGCCCACCAGGGCCAAGAAGGTCAGAAACCTGCTCTGATCGCTAAGTAGCTGGTTATAATTAAATTAAAAATGGATTTTAGGTTCGATCCCCCTGCCCCCTTGATAAGGGGGTGCGGTAGGCGGGGGGATCCCCTCTTAATAAGGGGGCATCTGATAACTTTTAACGCCTACCTACTCATATTAGAATCAGTGATTAATTGGCATCCTAGCGGAAAAAATGATTATCGACTTACCCGATC contains the following coding sequences:
- a CDS encoding DUF751 family protein, with protein sequence MYGRLFDNVSRYPRYLISFSLGIFFAFFGWLAPLLKNPLTAIALVGFLGGTFAFLYFTLKAMLGLA
- the rbfA gene encoding 30S ribosome-binding factor RbfA yields the protein MANDRRVSRVSSLIKREVSQMLLMEIKDDRVGAGMVSVTDVDLSHDLQHARIFVSIYGNKDAKAETMAGLKAAAGFVRRELGQRIRLRRTPEVVFLEDSSLERGDRMLHLLDHIKSDRPQKMTIPISVTSDQ